The Podospora pseudocomata strain CBS 415.72m chromosome 1 map unlocalized CBS415.72m_1, whole genome shotgun sequence genome has a segment encoding these proteins:
- a CDS encoding uncharacterized protein (COG:S; EggNog:ENOG503NYUK; SMCOG1173:WD-40 repeat-containing protein; antiSMASH:Cluster_2), which translates to MSGIQEESSQVCLRTVLKQLGNLQTGQKDEQYLTHLQATDPRHDKKNIELRKGGLLRESYCWVLSHDNFHRWRDNRDGQLLWVRGDPGKGKTMLLCGIIDELEKDTARTDNIAFFFCQATDDRLSNATAVLRGLIYLLVTKQQPELISHVRESCYGLGKEGFQGPTSWVVLSKIFTNILEDPKLRGTYLIIDALDECTGDRDLLLDLIASKSSAYPKVKWLVSSRNWPDIEESLNTATQKINLRLELNEESVSAAVTTYIQSEIDKLAKRKKYNNDTRDAVKRYLDTNAHGTFLWVALVCQELAKISRWEAVEILTTFPPGLDAIYEQMRDKINKSRNAKLLQRILAVISVVYRPITLNELPALVDMPDCSSGNVEDLIEIVGLCGSFLILRQHTISFVHQSAKDFLLSNGTHQDSRDVVNWVFPQGKDDVHNSVFSRSLSAMSTILHRDIYGLKLPGFPINGVQTPCPDPLATVRYSCVFWVDHLRESISDKDTPHRNTLVAVQTFLEQKYLYWLEALSLLRAMSKGVIAIRKLEGLLGRTHQRQLTTFIRDAHRFALSYRWIIEQAPLQAYTSALVFAPLGSLMKKRFKTEEPSWISVKPVVEADWNACLQTLEGHRNWVTSVAFSADGQRLASGSDDHTVKIWDPASGQCLQTLQGHSNSVTSIALSADGQRLASGSHDRTVKIWDPASGQCLQTLQGHSNWVTSVAFSADGQRLASGSHDRTVKIWDPASGQCLQTLQGHSNWVNSIAFSADGQRFASGSYDRTVKIWDPASGQCLQTLQGHSDSVTSVAFSADGQRLASGSDDHTVKIWDPASGQCLQTLQGHSDEVNSIVFSADDLRAHGYRLGSDKTWVTCNGQNVLWLPPEYRPTCSVIQGRMVAIGCSSGRVFTIGFSRDI; encoded by the exons ATGAGCGGGATACAAGAAGAGAGCTCTCAGGTCTGCCTCAGGACGGTTCTCAAGCAATTAGGCAACCTGCAAACCG GCCAGAAAGACGAACAATACCTCACCCACCTGCAAGCAACCGACCCCCGCCACGACAAGAAAAATATCGAGTTAAGAAAGGGTGGTCTCCTCAGAGAGTCATACTGCTGGGTTCTCAGTCATGACAATTTCCACCGATGGCGCGACAACCGAGATGGCCAGTTGCTCTGGGTTAGAGGCGATCCTGGCAAGGGCAAAACGATGTTGCTCTGCGGAATaattgatgagctggagaaggacacTGCGCGCACAGATAATATCGCGTTTTTCTTCTGTCAGGCCACGGACGATCGCCTCAGCAATGCTACAGCGGTCCTCCGTGGGCTGATCTACCTGCTTGTgaccaagcagcagccggaACTTATTTCACACGTTCGCGAAAGCTGCTATGGTTTGGGGAaagagggcttccaaggccccaCTTCATGGGTGGTATTGTCAAAGATTTTTACCAACATTCTCGAAGACCCGAAGTTACGGGGAACATATCTAATCATTGACGCGCTTGACGAGTGTACTGGAGACCGGGACCTGCTTCTCGACCTTATCGCAAGCAAGTCATCAGCATACCCGAAAGTTAAGTGGCTCGTATCCAGTCGCAACTGGCCGGACATCGAGGAGAGTCTCAACACCGCAACACAGAAAATAAACCTACGTCTTGAGCTGAATGAAGAGTCTGTCTCCGCTGCTGTCACCACATATATCCAGTCCGAAATAGATAAGCTTGCGAAGCGGAAAAAATACAATAACGATACGCGGGACGCTGTCAAGCGCTATTTGGATACGAATGCACATGGGACCTTCCTCTGGGTAGCGTTGGTCTGTCAAGAGCTCGCCAAGATCTCGAGATGGGAAGCTGTGGAGATATTAACAACATTTCCGCCTGGGCTCGATGCAATCTATGAACAGATGAGggacaagatcaacaagTCGAGGAATGCTAAACTTCTCCAAAGAATACTGGCTGTCATCTCGGTCGTATACCGACCTATCACATTAAACGAACTACCGGCCCTCGTGGATATGCCAGACTGTTCCTCTGGAAATGTGGAGGATCTAATAGAGATCGTAGGGCTTTGCGGCTCTTTCCTGATACTGCGTCAACACACGATATCATTCGTCCACCAATCCGCTAAAGACTTCCTACTTAGCAACGGCACGCACCAAGATTCACGAGATGTTGTTAATTGGGTTTTCCCTCAAGGGAAGGACGATGTACACAATAGCGTCTTCTCAAGGTCGCTAAGTGCGATGTCTACGATATTGCACCGCGACATATACGGTTTAAAGTTACCGGGATTCCCAATCAACGGGGTTCAAACGCCATGTCCAGACCCGCTGGCCACAGTCCGGTATTCGTGCGTCTTCTGGGTTGACCATCTCCGCGAGTCGATTTCTGATAAAGACACGCCACACCGCAACACACTGGTTGCGGTCCAGACATTCCTTGAACAGAAGTATCTTTACTGGCTCGAAGCTCTCAGTTTACTCCGAGCTATGTCGAAGGGTGTCATTGCCATAAGAAAACTTGAGGGCCTACTA GGGCGAACTCATCAAAGGCAGCTAACAACCTTTATTCGGGATGCGCACCGGTTCGCTCTCTCCTATAGATGGATAATCGAGCAAGCCCCTCTTCAGGCGTACACATCAGCCCTCGTATTTGCACCGCTTGGTAGTCTAATGAAGAAGAGATTTAAGACGGAAGAACCTAGCTGGATCAGTGTAAAGCCAGTAGTAGAAGCGGACTGGAATGCGTGCCTCCAGACGCTCGAAGGCCATAGAAACTGGGTTACCTCggtcgccttttcggcggatggccagcggctcGCATCCGGTTCAGACGACCAtaccgtcaagatctgggatcccgcctcgggccaatgcctccagacgctccaagGCCATAGCAACTCGGTTACCTCGATCGCCCTTTCagcggatggccagcggctcGCATCCGGTTCACACGACCGtaccgtcaagatctgggatcccgcctcgggccaatgcctccagacgctccaagGCCATAGCAACTGGGTTACCTCggtcgccttttcggcggacGGCCAGCGGCTCGCATCCGGTTCACACGACCGtaccgtcaagatctgggatcccgcctcgggccaatgcctccagacgctccaagGCCATAGCAACTGGGTTAACTCGATCGCCTTTTCagcggatggccagcggtTCGCATCCGGCTCATACGACCGtaccgtcaagatctgggatcccgcctcgggccaatgcctccagacgctccaagGCCATAGCGACTCGGTTACCTCggtcgccttttcggcggatggccagcggctTGCATCCGGTTCAGATGACCAtaccgtcaagatctgggatcccgcctcgggccaatgcctccagacgctccaagGCCATAGCGACGAGGTTAACTCGATCGTCTTTTCGGCGGATGATCTAAGAGCGCATGGGTATAGGTTGGGGTCAGATAAGACCTGGGTTACTTGTAACGGCCAGAATGTGTTATGGTTACCACCTGAATACCGCCCAACCTGCTCTGTAATCCAAGGGCGGATGGTAGCTATTGGCTGTTCATCAGGGCGAGTTTTTACTATTGGCTTCTCGCGCGACATATAA
- a CDS encoding uncharacterized protein (COG:S; EggNog:ENOG503PDZJ; antiSMASH:Cluster_2), whose amino-acid sequence MTGVVEGIEAVSGLAGLTGSQIEDEESLKSSGSFQLDELEEQLAAVTFQAVADLFEQCKKLCHHERKSKEQRRPQCHRERGQPIWHGWPELEPHAPLPSWKNARHRRRPQNKVSVAQRVKFAIYKKEHLEKFIKDINDLIDELYKIHEPPVEEQKELGKEELAKFLEVLKELDVASDRDPVIRSAVQNILKQEASRTSFNLAV is encoded by the coding sequence ATGACGGGCGTCGTAGAAGGAATCGAAGCGGTATCTGGGTTGGCCGGCCTTACAGGCTCGCagattgaggatgaagagtCACTGAAGAGTTCAGGCTCGTTCCAGCTCGACGAATTGGAAGAGCAGCTAGCGGCCGTGACGTTCCAGGCCGTGGCGGATCTCTTTGAACAGTGCAAGAAACTTTGTCACCACGAGCGCAAAAGCAAAGAGCAAAGACGACCCCAGTGCCACAGAGAACGAGGTCAGCCCATTTGGCACGGTTGGCCTGAACTGGAACCCCATGCACCGCTACCTTCATGGAAAAATGCGAGACATCGCCGACGGCCGCAAAATAAAGTCTCGGTCGCGCAGCGGGTCAAGTTCGCCATCTACAAGAAGGAGCATCTCGAGAAGTTCATCAAAGATATTAACGATCTCATCGACGAGCTGTATAAGATCCATGAACCACccgtggaggagcagaaggagctcggcaaggaggaactAGCGAAGTTTCTTGAGGTCCTGAAGGAGTTGGATGTCGCTTCCGACCGCGATCCCGTCATACGCTCTGCTGTGCAGAATATTCTCAAGCAAGAGGCAAGTAGAACTTCATTTAACCTTGCCGTTTGA